One part of the Neisseria zalophi genome encodes these proteins:
- the rapZ gene encoding RNase adapter RapZ — protein MKIVLISGLSGSGKSVALKLLEDLGYYCVDNLPISLLPRLVQYHNENSGNKQLGISIDIRSRIDIKEAQHELQLLRDQGHNVEILFLEAEESVLIRRFSETRRSHPLSGQTFTLLESLQKEIEWLFPLRELAYCIDTSKMNAQQLRYTVQKWLKLERKGLLVILESFGFKYGVPTNVDFLFDMRSLPNPYYDTELRPYCGMDKPIQDYLGAQPEVGEMIDDISGFMNRWLPRMQVEGKSYVTIGIGCTGGQHRSVYVVETLAERLKGQYELLVRHRQLTRI, from the coding sequence GATTAGCGGGCTTTCTGGCTCGGGAAAGTCTGTTGCGCTCAAACTTTTGGAAGACTTGGGTTATTATTGTGTCGATAATCTGCCTATCAGCCTGCTGCCCAGATTAGTGCAATATCACAATGAAAATAGTGGTAATAAGCAGTTGGGCATCAGTATTGATATCCGTTCCCGCATTGATATTAAAGAGGCGCAACATGAGCTTCAACTGTTGCGTGATCAAGGCCATAACGTCGAAATCCTTTTTTTGGAGGCAGAGGAAAGTGTTTTGATACGTCGTTTTTCCGAAACACGTCGCAGCCATCCGCTTTCAGGCCAAACTTTTACACTTTTGGAAAGTTTACAAAAAGAAATCGAATGGCTGTTTCCTTTGAGAGAATTGGCCTATTGTATCGATACATCTAAAATGAATGCCCAGCAGCTGCGTTATACCGTACAAAAATGGCTGAAACTCGAGCGTAAGGGCTTGTTGGTGATTTTGGAGTCGTTTGGCTTTAAATACGGTGTGCCGACCAATGTAGATTTTTTATTTGATATGCGTAGCCTGCCCAATCCATATTACGATACCGAATTACGCCCTTACTGCGGCATGGATAAACCTATTCAAGATTATTTGGGGGCACAGCCGGAAGTTGGGGAAATGATTGATGATATTAGCGGTTTTATGAACCGTTGGCTGCCGCGAATGCAGGTAGAGGGCAAAAGTTATGTAACCATTGGGATAGGTTGTACCGGCGGGCAGCACCGTTCGGTTTATGTTGTCGAGACTTTGGCGGAACGTTTAAAAGGGCAATACGAATTACTGGTTCGTCACCGCCAGCTGACACGGATTTGA
- the ylqF gene encoding ribosome biogenesis GTPase YlqF: MAIQWFPGHMNKAKKAIAERIKSIDMVVEMLDARLPASSENPLLAQLSRGKPKLKILNKQDLADSERTAVWLAYYNNLPDTQAIALDSSETAATAKITRACRAMMPNRGGIDKPLRVLICGIPNVGKSTLINGMTGKKSAKTGNEPGITKAEQRLFLADDFWLYDTPGMLWPKIIVEEGGYNLAASGAVGRNALDEEEVALELLDYLRRHYLPLLQARYQADKDASSHWNDNEWLEWVAKKRGTILSGGRINYQKAAENVLTDFRDGQIGRITLETPNQWEAWLKKARQKEAELKALREARKAERKGHRPSENEK; this comes from the coding sequence ATGGCCATACAATGGTTTCCCGGCCACATGAATAAGGCAAAAAAAGCCATTGCCGAGCGTATTAAAAGTATTGATATGGTGGTAGAAATGTTGGATGCCCGATTGCCGGCATCCAGTGAAAACCCGCTGCTGGCACAGCTTTCCCGGGGCAAGCCGAAATTGAAGATTCTCAATAAACAAGACCTTGCCGATTCGGAGCGAACAGCGGTTTGGCTGGCATACTATAACAATCTGCCGGATACGCAGGCCATTGCGCTGGATTCTTCCGAAACGGCGGCCACGGCAAAAATTACCCGCGCCTGCCGTGCCATGATGCCGAATCGCGGCGGGATTGATAAACCGTTGCGCGTTTTGATTTGCGGTATTCCGAATGTCGGTAAATCGACATTGATTAACGGCATGACCGGGAAAAAATCGGCTAAAACCGGTAATGAACCGGGGATTACCAAAGCCGAGCAGCGTTTGTTTTTGGCGGACGACTTCTGGCTCTATGATACGCCGGGTATGTTGTGGCCGAAAATTATTGTGGAAGAGGGCGGTTATAATTTGGCAGCCAGCGGTGCCGTCGGCAGGAATGCGTTGGATGAGGAAGAAGTAGCATTGGAATTGCTGGATTATTTGCGCCGCCATTATCTTCCTTTATTGCAAGCCCGTTATCAGGCCGATAAAGATGCTTCCAGCCATTGGAACGATAATGAATGGCTGGAATGGGTGGCCAAAAAACGCGGAACTATTTTAAGCGGCGGGCGTATTAATTATCAGAAAGCCGCTGAAAATGTGTTAACCGATTTTCGTGACGGCCAAATCGGTAGGATTACACTGGAAACACCGAATCAATGGGAAGCGTGGCTTAAAAAAGCCCGCCAGAAAGAAGCCGAGTTAAAAGCGCTGCGCGAAGCGCGTAAAGCTGAAAGAAAAGGGCATAGGCCGTCTGAAAATGAAAAATAG
- the scpB gene encoding SMC-Scp complex subunit ScpB produces the protein MTEKILPDALIEAALLTQTEPLSEKTMRELCVPPLSQDKLIDVLATLKTRWQNRALQLVHTHEGWRFQIAQAAFERLGSLQEQRAPRYSRAVMETLAIIAYQQPVTRGDIEGIRGVAVSQNVMQTLQDRGWIEVIGHRDSIGRPALWATTSVFLSDLQLESLESLPPLTELGELVLPEIAAERVSQDETTEVQVEEVEPQENSLS, from the coding sequence ATGACTGAAAAAATCCTACCTGATGCACTGATTGAAGCCGCACTGTTAACGCAAACCGAACCGTTGAGTGAGAAAACCATGCGTGAATTGTGTGTGCCACCTTTGTCACAAGATAAGCTGATTGATGTGTTGGCCACTTTGAAAACCCGCTGGCAAAATCGAGCCTTGCAATTAGTGCATACCCATGAAGGTTGGCGTTTTCAAATTGCGCAAGCGGCATTTGAACGGCTTGGCAGTCTGCAAGAGCAGCGTGCGCCGCGTTATTCGCGGGCGGTAATGGAAACCTTGGCGATTATTGCGTATCAGCAGCCGGTTACGCGCGGTGATATTGAAGGCATTCGCGGGGTGGCGGTATCACAAAATGTGATGCAGACCCTGCAAGACAGGGGCTGGATTGAAGTTATCGGCCATCGCGATTCGATAGGCCGCCCGGCATTATGGGCGACTACTTCGGTATTTTTAAGTGATTTGCAGTTGGAAAGTTTGGAATCACTGCCGCCGTTAACGGAATTGGGCGAACTGGTTTTACCCGAGATTGCGGCGGAACGTGTCAGCCAAGATGAAACTACGGAAGTACAAGTTGAAGAGGTTGAGCCTCAAGAAAATTCTTTGTCATAA
- a CDS encoding energy-coupling factor ABC transporter permease: MNFLAEWFNPILLIAALLLWIGILAFTAKSAFTTAAHNPIAVVVSAFSLTALWYLNAGIGGGQLAGMSYHLIGINLVVLMLGAPAALWLGTLLLIPYIGFNGTGNLMSLGLNALFLLLPAVAINILFRRIAARLPANLFIYIFLNGFLAAAAGMLLTGLCMVLLLETVDAFTHEVLWTSAFPVFFLLSWGEAFLNGIFTAIFVALKPQWLVTFEDSRYLQSHNQIWK, translated from the coding sequence ATGAATTTTTTAGCCGAGTGGTTCAATCCCATCTTGCTTATCGCGGCTTTATTATTGTGGATAGGCATATTGGCGTTTACCGCGAAATCCGCCTTTACAACAGCAGCGCATAATCCCATCGCTGTTGTGGTATCGGCGTTCAGCCTAACGGCATTATGGTATCTCAATGCCGGAATAGGTGGCGGCCAACTGGCGGGCATGAGCTATCACTTAATCGGCATTAATTTGGTGGTGTTGATGCTGGGCGCACCGGCCGCTTTATGGTTGGGCACGCTACTGCTGATTCCCTATATCGGCTTTAACGGCACGGGCAATCTGATGTCATTAGGGCTGAATGCACTTTTTCTATTGCTGCCCGCCGTTGCCATCAATATCTTATTCCGCCGTATCGCAGCCCGCCTACCCGCCAACCTGTTTATTTATATCTTTTTAAACGGTTTTCTTGCTGCCGCGGCAGGTATGCTGCTCACCGGCTTATGTATGGTTTTATTATTGGAAACGGTTGATGCTTTCACCCATGAAGTATTGTGGACATCCGCTTTTCCGGTTTTCTTTCTGCTCTCATGGGGCGAAGCCTTTTTAAACGGTATTTTCACCGCTATTTTTGTCGCCTTGAAACCGCAATGGCTGGTGACTTTTGAAGATTCGCGTTATTTGCAAAGCCATAACCAAATCTGGAAATAA
- the gloB gene encoding hydroxyacylglutathione hydrolase, protein MRITPVGAFSDNYIWVVIYENQAVCIDPGEAAPVLHFLKEHGLTLTQIWVTHHHRDHTGGIAELKQVFPECKVYGNRDIKEADEYVRDGSILTFGGYDAEVWETPGHTDTHIGYLLKLSDGLHVFCGDTLFSAGCGRVFTGTAEQMFTSLQRYNSLPPETLFYPAHEYTASNLRFATRVEPGNSDIAAALAEAENTPTLPVTLAHERKVNPFLRTDKAAIVSNVADWCGQPLNSELEVFAAMREMKNNS, encoded by the coding sequence ATCCGTATCACCCCCGTAGGCGCTTTTAGCGATAACTATATATGGGTTGTCATATATGAGAATCAGGCTGTCTGTATCGACCCCGGTGAAGCCGCGCCCGTATTGCATTTTCTCAAAGAACACGGTTTAACCTTAACGCAAATTTGGGTAACCCATCACCATCGCGACCACACGGGTGGTATTGCCGAACTTAAACAGGTTTTTCCGGAATGCAAAGTTTATGGCAACCGCGATATTAAAGAGGCGGATGAATATGTTCGCGACGGCAGTATTTTAACTTTCGGCGGTTATGATGCCGAAGTATGGGAAACCCCCGGCCATACCGATACCCATATCGGCTACCTGCTCAAACTTTCAGACGGCCTGCATGTTTTTTGCGGCGATACCTTATTTTCCGCCGGTTGCGGCCGTGTATTCACCGGTACGGCAGAGCAGATGTTTACCTCTCTACAACGCTATAACAGTCTGCCGCCGGAAACCCTGTTTTATCCCGCGCACGAATATACGGCATCCAATCTACGTTTTGCCACCCGTGTCGAGCCGGGCAATAGCGATATTGCCGCCGCCCTTGCCGAAGCCGAAAATACGCCGACCCTGCCCGTTACCTTGGCGCATGAAAGAAAAGTCAACCCTTTCTTAAGAACCGACAAAGCGGCTATTGTTTCGAATGTAGCGGATTGGTGCGGACAGCCCTTAAACAGCGAGCTGGAAGTATTTGCCGCGATGAGGGAAATGAAAAATAACAGTTGA